Proteins encoded together in one Labrus mixtus chromosome 18, fLabMix1.1, whole genome shotgun sequence window:
- the LOC132993113 gene encoding uncharacterized protein LOC132993113: protein YLSGSPGYRAKTVITQRVTTSLISCFCLPRVVNTTRLDSLALAFSLPRLLPLSPSPSPSPSPSLSPSPSPSPSPSPSPSPSPSPSPSPLPSTSPSPSPSPSPSPSPSPSPSPSPSTLPSPSPSPSPSPSPSPSTLPSPSPSPSPSPSPSPSPSPSPSPSPSPSPSPSTSPSPSPSTSPSPSPSPSPSPLPSHSPLPSPSPSPSPSPSPSPSPSLSVCHVHSRSSTPPHLCFQVLQRDIRRIEMPNAALFFCFVLK from the coding sequence TATTTGTCTGGGTCGCCGGGTTATCGAGCGAAGACGGTTATCACGCAGCGCGTCACAACTTCTCTGATCTCATGCTTCTGCCTTCCACGTGTTGTCAACACGACTCGACTTGATTCCCTCGCCCTCGccttctccctccctcgccttctccctctctcgcctTCTCCCTCGCCCTcgccttctccctctctctcgccttCTCCCTCGCCTTCTCCCTCACCTTCTCCCTCGCCCTCGCCTTCTCCCTCGCCCTCGCCTTCTCCCTTGCCCTCGACCTCGCCTTCTCCCTCGCCCTCGCCTTCTCCCTCGCCCTCGCCTTCTCCCTCACCTTCTCCCTCGCCCTCGACCTTGCCTTCTCCCTCGCCCTCTCCCTCACCTTCTCCCTCGCCTTCTCCCTCGACCTTGCCTTCTCCCTCGCCCTCGCCTTCTCCCTCGCCTTCTCCCTCACCTTCTCCCTCGCCTTCTCCCTCGCCTTCTCCCTCACCTTCTCCCTCGCCCTCGACCTCACCTTCTCCCTCGCCCTCGACCtcaccttctccctctccttctccctctccctctcccttgcCTTCTCACTCACCCCTACCCTCGCCCTCTCCctcgccctctccctctccctctccctcgccttctccctccctctccgtGTGTCACGTCCACTCCCGCTCAAGCACGCCGCCTCACCTCTGCTTCCAGGTGTTACAAAGGGATATACGCCGTATTGAAATGCCAAACGCTGccttatttttttgctttgttttaaaataa